Proteins encoded by one window of Sardina pilchardus chromosome 7, fSarPil1.1, whole genome shotgun sequence:
- the e2f1 gene encoding transcription factor E2F1 isoform X2: MSDTLLSGRNSEDLLADFESLVNSGVLDINDQSVVIISTPSNVVVPTVGPGDLYFVATPQTSSTADELLRPFLGRPPVKRKLDLDSDHLYNISPKVLSQAPLSSTAPPKVYKNSTEKSRYDTSLNLTTKRFLDLLSQSPDGVVDLNWASQTLDVQKRRIYDITNVLEGIQLVTKKSKNHIQWLGNCIDGKSMMQYRHLQKDMLQLTEVEGKLDEQICQCDLQLQLLTEDPQNKKLAYVMCQDLRTVVSPADQLIMVIKAPPDTKLHVSEPSEGYQIALKSGEGPVEVFLCPEDNSKVCSPLTDSKGLVASKQVCPPPTTSVEPTACTSSVLNSSPLPLEPSPLNEDPVSSQEYMPDLDLTYFESSNFLLDHGMDCFNIPTDSFINLSPPLSQDYYFGMEENEGISELFDSDFGELGHFDL, encoded by the exons ATGTCTGACACACTTTTATCGGGGAGGAACTCGGAGGATTTACTAGCCGATTTCGAGTCACTGGTAAACTCTGGAGTGCTTGACATAAACGACCAGTCAGTTGTGATCATTTCGACTCCAAGCAATGTCGTCGTTCCCACAGTTGGTCCAGGGGACCTATACTTTGTTGCCACGCCTCAAACTTCAAGTACAGCTGATGAGCTTCTCCGACCATTTTTGGGTCGACCACCG GTGAAAAGAAAGTTAGATCTGGACAGTGACCATCTATATAACATTAGTCCTAAGGTCTTAAGTCAAGCTCCTTTAAGCTCCACAGCACCACCAAAAG tttataAGAATTCCACAGAGAAGTCACGCTACGATACTTCCCTGAACCTCACCACAAAACGCTTCCTAGACCTGCTATCCCAATCACCTGATGGAGTCGTGGACCTCAACTGGGCCTCACAGACTCTAGATGTACAAAAACGGCGCATCTATGACATCACCAATGTTCTAGAGGGTATACAGCTTGTCACCAAGAAGTCAAAGAATCATATCCAGTGGCT TGGAAACTGCATTGATGGGAAGTCCATGATGCAATATCGACACCTGCAGAAAGATATGTTACAGCTGACAGAGGTGGAAGGGAAATTGGATGAGCAAATTTGCCAATGTGACTTACAGCTTCAGCTTCTTACAGAAGACCCACAGAACAAG AAgcttgcttatgtcatgtgccaAGATTTACGCACAGTAGTGAGTCCTGCTGACCAGCTGATCATGGTTATCAAAGCACCTCCTGACACCAAGCTGCATGTTTCTGAACCTAGTGAG GGTTACCAGATCGCCTTGAAAAGTGGCGAAGGCCCTGTAGAAGTTTTCTTATGTCCAGAGGACAATTCCAAAGTGTGCAGCCCTTTGACTGACAGCAAAGGACTAGTGGCCTCCAAGCAAGTCTGCCCTCCTCCGACAACTTCAGTGGAGCCCACCGCATGCACATCATCTGTCCTGAATTCATCCCCTCTTCCATTAG AACCATCTCCTCTGAATGAAGACCCTGTATCAAGTCAAGAATATATGCCTGACTTGGACTTGACATACTTCGAGTCTTCCAACTTCCTGTTAGACCATGGCATGGATTGCTTTAACATACCCACAGATAGTTTCATCAATCTTTCACCACCCCTGAGTCAAGACTACTACTTTGGGATGGAGGAGAATGAAGGCATCAGTGAGCTATTTGATTCTGACTTTGGAGAACTGGGCCATTTTGATTTATAA
- the e2f1 gene encoding LINE-1 retrotransposable element ORF2 protein isoform X1, with translation MVNVISFNVNGLLSPGKRNKILLKLKKENIDIAFLQETHMTEIDHQKLKRYGFKHVFSSSNGFKHNRGVAILISGRVTYEHLSIIKDREGRFILIKGKVNGNYFTLYNVYIPPGSNSDFHQKIIDRAVIESQGILLCGGDFNITLNPSLDSSNTRTSQPKKLTKKITSIISEVGLVDVWRFYNPSIRDYTHFSSPHSSYSRIDYFLLFGRDVCRVQSCRIGSIDLSDHCPVYLTLTDDRRIKPGYWRLNSSILNKDRIEQFSKDITDYLTDNDNDEVSPPTLWDACKAVMRGKVIATTSFLKKQRIKRLSDLQLDLKKVELEHKQSFTPGSDVEMKKLRNQINEILGQEIQKKLIYTKQKYYEGGGKYSKLLAYKLKKQEADNTIYKIRDSATKNILQETEEIKNCFKDYYEKLYSQPQVHDDDKLESMLRTLDLPTVSDDQNSALKLPISEGELASAITRLKTSKSPGADGFTSEWYKGLREALTPILLKTFNWVFKKGEIPNSWREATISVIPKGGKDKLNCSNYRPISVLNIDYKIFASIIAKRLEKVLPTIINIDQTGFVMTRQTHDNIRRSLQIIRHINQNKIEAMLISIDAQKAFDSVRWKFLFKVMEKFGFNKQLIESLEALYTKPEARLKINGELSDSFQLERSTRQGCPLSPLLFAIFIEPLAQCIRQNNLITGVTLEAGEQKLALFADDILIYLTNPTDSLPNLMSILEEYGSYSGYSVNKQKTQVLNFHYDPPHYLRSRYQLDWDKKCIKYLGIFLPLDLSTLQEINYGPLKKVIMDDINRWSLIPYLSIYSRIDSIKMNILPRLLYIFQTIPIEKPEHYFMEWDKLLARFIWAGKKPRVRFKTLKLSKDRGGLALPCLLDYYKAAQLRFLVGWCTPSYRSRWKEIECTMGGRYPMSMLIGDCSLIDQITDPDNPWISCSLRIWDNITKRHHLRDKMGILKWFAYDSDFIPSIYDKQFLVWNSKGLSTYSSLLKQDLVLSFQELKDRFGLENQDHFRYLQIRDFIQKSFIRKEKVPGKDIIIDIFLKASEDVACKKTISRLYVALQALTGDNTMSIKSRWEKDSGLSLSQEEWEGICAHQWRMTSSPSWRFFGWKNIMRFFCTPAQKAKYSTLTNCWRGCGCTVADHFHIFWNCTAVASFWSSVHNHLELAFRLRINFDFKTLYLCDFEELQCGKYLMRVLLVAAKKALTRKWLQKAPPTVDDWIDVVYDIYNMERITFTLRNQYDKFYENWLIWVYYVSAIRPDFV, from the coding sequence ATGGTCAATGTAATTTCCTTTAATGTCAATGGGCTTCTCAGCCCTGGTAAACGTAACAAAATTCTTTTAAAACTTAAGAAGGAGAACATTGACATAGCTTTCTTGCAAGAAACCCATATGACTGAAATTGACCACCAAAAGCTGAAAAGGTATGGTTTCAAACATGTTTTTTCATCCTCCAATGGATTTAAGCATAATAGAGGGGTAGCCATTTTGATATCTGGAAGGGTGACATACGAACATCTATCTATAATTAAAGACAGGGAAGGCAGATTTATTCTGATTAAGGGGAAAGTTAATGGAAATTATTTTACTCTTTACAACGTATACATCCCGCCAGGTTCAAATTCAGATTTTCACCAAAAAATAATAGACAGGGCAGTGATTGAGTCACAGGGAATCTTATTATGTGGGGGGGATTTCAACATTACTTTGAACCCTTCTCTGGATTCCTCAAACACCCGAACTTCTCAGCCCAAGAAGTTGACCAAAAAGATTACTAGTATAATTTCTGAGGTGGGCTTGGTGGATGTGTGGAGGTTCTACAATCCTTCAATCAGGGACTACACCCATTTCTCATCTCCCCATTCTTCCTATTCTAGAATtgattattttcttttatttggtaGGGATGTTTGTAGAGTGCAAAGTTGTCGCATTGGATCAATTGATCTCTCTGATCATTGCCCAGTGTATTTGACTTTAACTGATGATCGCAGGATTAAGCCAGGTTACTGGAGACTCAACTCCTCTATACTGAACAAGGACAGGATAGAACAATTTAGTAAAGACATTACAGACTACTTAACAGACAACGATAATGATGAAGTCTCCCCTCCTACTCTCTGGGATGCTTGCAAAGCAGTAATGAGAGGAAAGGTTATAGCAACAACTTCTTTTCTGAAGAAGCAGAGGATTAAGAGACTCAGTGACCTTCAACTTGATTTAAAAAAGGTGGAATTAGAACATAAACAATCTTTTACTCCAGGCAGTGATGTGGAAATGAAAAAGCTAAGGaaccaaataaatgaaatactTGGACAAGAAATACAAAAGAAACTTAtctacacaaaacaaaaatattatGAGGGCGGAGGTAAATACTCAAAATTATTGGCttacaaattaaaaaaacaagaagCAGACAACACAATATATAAAATAAGGGACTCAGCAACAAAAAATATTCTTCAGGAAacagaagaaataaaaaactgcTTCAAAGACTACTACGAAAAATTATATTCACAACCTCAAGTACACGATGATGATAAATTAGAATCCATGCTCCGAACATTAGATCTTCCAACTGTGTCAGACGATCAAAATTCAGCTCTGAAGCTACCTATATCTGAAGGTGAGCTTGCCTCAGCTATCACTAGACTAAAGACTAGTAAGTCTCCTGGAGCTGATGGATTCACATCAGAATGGTATAAGGGTTTGAGGGAGGCATTGACACCCATTCTGCTTAAAACTTTTAACTGGGTCTTTAAAAAGGGTGAAATTCCAAATTCTTGGAGGGAGGCCACCATCTCTGTTATACCGAAGGGAGGAAAAGACAAGCTAAATTGTTCTAATTACAGACCAATTAGTGTGCTAAATATTGACTACAAAATATTTGCTTCAATCATTGCCAAAAGATTAGAAAAAGTTTTGCCTACAATAATAAATATTGATCAAACTGGTTTTGTAATGACTCGCCAGACTCATGATAACATTAGGAGATCTTTACAGATTATTAGACAtataaaccaaaacaaaatagAGGCCATGCTGATCAGCATAGATGCACAAAAGGCATTTGATTCTGTGAGATGGAAATTTCTCTTTAAAGTTATGGAGAAATTTGGTTTCAACAAGCAATTGATTGAGTCACTAGAAGCGCTTTACACCAAACCAGAAGCTAGATTAAAAATAAATGGGGAACTGAGTGACTCCTTTCAGCTGGAGAGATCCACAAGACAAGGCTGCCCTCTAAGTCCTCTTTTGTTCGCCATCTTTATAGAACCTTTGGCACAGTGTATAAGGCAAAATAATCTCATCACAGGAGTTACATTGGAGGCAGGTGAACAGAAACTGGCTCTCTTTGCAGATGATATCCTCATCTACCTGACCAATCCTACAGACTCCCTACCGAATTTGATGTCAATTCTGGAAGAATATGGATCATATTCTGGCTACTCAGTTAATAAGCAAAAAACTCAAGTCCTTAACTTTCACTATGATCCACCTCATTATCTCCGCTCTAGGTACCAACTTGACTGGGATAAGAAATGTATTAAATACCTTGGAATCTTTTTGCCATTAGACTTATCTACACTACAGGAAATAAACTATGGGccacttaaaaaggtgattatGGATGATATAAATAGATGGAGCTTGATCCCTTACTTGAGTATATACTCACGTATAGACTCAATTAAAATGAACATACTGCCAAGACTTCTATATATATTTCAAACAATACCTATTGAGAAACCGGAGCACTACTTTATGGAGTGGGATAAACTTCTAGCTAGATTCATTTGGGCAGGGAAAAAGCCCAGGGTAAGGTTCAAAACACTTAAGTTATCCAAAGATAGGGGTGGGCTTGCTCTCCCATGTCTTTTAGACTACTACAAGGCTGCTCAACTTAGATTTTTAGTTGGTTGGTGTACGCCCAGTTATAGATCTAGGTGGAAAGAAATAGAATGCACAATGGGAGGGAGATACCCAATGAGTATGTTAATTGGTGATTGTTCACTAATTGACCAAATTACTGATCCCGATAACCCCTGGATTTCTTGCTCCCTGAGGATTTGGGATAATATAACTAAACGTCACCACCTGAGGGACAAGATGGGTATTCTCAAATGGTTTGCTTATGACTCTGATTTTATACCCAGTATTTACGATAAACAATTTCTTGTATGGAACAGCAAAGGTCTCTCAACATACAGCTCTTTACTAAAACAAGATCTGGTGCTGAGTTTTCAGGAGCTGAAAGACCGATTTGGATTAGAGAATCAAGACCACTTTAGATATTTGCAAATCAGAGACTTCATTCAGAAATCCTTTATAAGGAAAGAGAAAGTACCTGGAAAAGACATAATTATAGATATCTTCTTGAAAGCTTCTGAAGATGTAGCTTGCAAAAAAACAATTTCTAGATTATATGTTGCCCTTCAGGCCTTAACAGGTGACAATACAATGTCAATCAAGTCCAGGTGGGAAAAGGATAGCGGTCTGTCGCTATCACAGGAGGAGTGGGAAGGGATCTGTGCACATCAATGGAGGATGACTAGTTCACCCTCATGGAGATTCTTTGGTTGGAAAAACATCATGAGATTCTTTTGCACTCCAGCCCAAAAGGCAAAATATTCTACTCTAACGAATTGCTGGAGAGGTTGTGGATGTACAGTGGCAGACCACTTTCACATTTTTTGGAATTGTACTGCTGTCGCTTCCTTTTGGTCAAGTGTTCATAATCATTTAGAACTTGCATTCAGATTAAGAATTAACTTTGATTTCAAAACACTGTATCTCTGTGACTTTGAGGAGCTTCAATGTGGAAAATATCTGATGAGAGTGCTATTAGTGGCGGCCAAAAAGGCCTTGACTAGAAAATGGCTTCAGAAGGCCCCACCAACTGTAGATGACTGGATTGATGTTGTGTATGATATTTATAATATGGAGAGAATTACTTTCACATTGAGAAATCAATATGACAAATTTTATGAAAACTGGTTAATTTGGGTTTACTATGTGTCAGCAATAAGACCTGATTTTGTGTAA